One region of Candidatus Melainabacteria bacterium genomic DNA includes:
- a CDS encoding 2-oxoacid:acceptor oxidoreductase subunit alpha: MQLTGGQFTNATAIVGNDLSTFPDFPAEIRAPAGSLAGVSAFQIHFSSKDIHTPGDILDVLVAMNPAALRTSLKDLKPGGMLIINSNAFTEINYKKAGYETNPLDDNLSQKHQVFPIEISRLTQLALEGMNLPGKLIDRSKNLFALGLMYWLYSRPMEPTIKWLNKKFADKPEILEANLKVLKAGYNYGETTETFISNFEIKQAKITPGRYRNITGNEATALGLITASQLSGLTVFLGSYPITPASDILHELSKYKHFGIRTFQAEDEIAAIGAAVGASFAGGLGVTTTSGPGVCLKSEFINLAVKTELPLIICDIQRGGPSTGLPTKTEQGDLLQAMFGRNGDSPLPILAAATPSDCFDTMLEAIRIAIKYMTPVFFISDGYLANGSEPWRIPQLSELSKIKVNFRTKVDGFFPYLRDEKTLARPWAIPGTAGLEHVLTGVESEQTTGRISYDPVNHDAMVRIRASRIAQIANDIPNVTIICGEKKGDLLILGWGSTLGAINEATEKLIKEGYKVSNAHLRCLNPFPQNLGDILQNYKKILIPEINLGQLKLLIRARYLVDAQGFNIISGQPLKVNAIVEAAEELLKT; this comes from the coding sequence ATGCAACTTACTGGTGGTCAATTTACAAATGCAACTGCAATTGTAGGAAATGATTTAAGCACATTTCCAGATTTTCCAGCAGAAATTCGTGCACCTGCTGGATCATTAGCCGGGGTTAGTGCTTTTCAAATTCATTTTAGTAGTAAAGATATTCATACGCCAGGTGATATTCTTGATGTTCTTGTAGCAATGAATCCAGCTGCCCTAAGAACAAGCTTAAAAGATTTAAAACCTGGTGGAATGCTAATTATAAACTCAAATGCTTTTACAGAAATAAATTATAAGAAAGCTGGATATGAGACAAATCCACTGGATGATAATCTTAGTCAAAAACATCAAGTTTTTCCAATTGAAATTTCAAGGCTTACACAACTTGCTCTTGAAGGTATGAACTTGCCTGGTAAGTTAATTGATCGCAGTAAAAATCTTTTTGCTCTTGGCCTTATGTACTGGCTTTATTCAAGGCCAATGGAACCAACAATTAAATGGTTAAATAAAAAATTTGCTGACAAACCAGAAATATTAGAAGCTAATTTAAAAGTTCTAAAAGCAGGTTATAACTATGGAGAAACAACTGAAACTTTTATTTCAAATTTTGAAATTAAACAAGCAAAAATTACACCAGGGAGATATAGAAATATTACAGGAAATGAAGCAACTGCTCTTGGACTAATTACTGCATCACAATTAAGTGGGCTTACAGTATTTTTAGGAAGCTATCCAATAACTCCTGCAAGTGATATTCTTCATGAGCTTTCAAAATACAAACATTTTGGAATTAGAACATTTCAAGCAGAAGATGAAATAGCTGCAATTGGAGCTGCAGTAGGAGCCAGCTTTGCAGGTGGACTTGGTGTAACTACAACAAGTGGCCCAGGTGTATGCTTAAAATCTGAATTTATTAACTTAGCAGTAAAAACAGAACTGCCATTAATCATCTGTGATATTCAAAGAGGTGGACCAAGCACAGGACTACCTACAAAAACAGAACAAGGTGATTTGCTTCAGGCAATGTTTGGAAGAAATGGAGACAGTCCGCTCCCAATACTTGCAGCAGCTACCCCAAGTGATTGTTTTGATACCATGCTTGAAGCAATAAGAATAGCAATAAAATACATGACACCTGTATTTTTTATATCAGATGGTTATCTTGCAAATGGTTCTGAACCATGGAGAATACCTCAACTATCTGAATTATCAAAAATAAAAGTAAACTTTCGAACTAAAGTGGATGGTTTCTTCCCTTACCTTCGTGATGAAAAAACTTTAGCAAGGCCTTGGGCAATTCCTGGAACAGCTGGGCTGGAACATGTGCTAACTGGTGTAGAGTCAGAACAAACAACAGGAAGAATTAGTTATGATCCAGTTAATCACGATGCAATGGTAAGAATTCGTGCTAGTAGGATTGCTCAAATTGCAAATGATATTCCTAATGTAACAATAATATGTGGTGAAAAAAAAGGTGACTTGTTGATTTTAGGTTGGGGTAGTACATTGGGAGCTATTAATGAAGCAACAGAAAAATTAATTAAAGAAGGCTATAAAGTTTCTAATGCTCATCTTAGATGTTTAAATCCATTCCCCCAAAACCTTGGAGACATACTACAAAATTACAAAAAAATCTTAATACCAGAAATTAACTTAGGCCAATTGAAGTTATTAATTAGAGCCAGGTATTTAGTTGATGCTCAGGGATTTAACATTATAAGTGGACAACCACTTAAAGTAAATGCAATTGTTGAAGCAGCGGAGGAGCTGCTAAAAACGTAA
- a CDS encoding 2-oxoacid:ferredoxin oxidoreductase subunit beta: protein MVINEPQEYTRADFESENDIRWCPGCGDYAILSALQTVMPTLGIPKEKFVFVSGIGCSSRFPHYMNCYGFHTIHGRALTVATGVKSISPDLSVWVATGDGDALAIGGNHFIHAIRRNQDLKILLFNNRIYGLTKGQYSPTSELGKKTKSTPFGSIDNPVNPISIAISAGATFVARTVDKNVKHMVEVFKKAAAHKGTAFVEIYQNCLVFNDNAFRDFTEKDLKDDHSVYLEDGKPLVFKKNHDKAIKLNGFHPEIIDVANGSMKDALIYNSKVEDRGLAYVIGQMGVENEEFPVAFGILRQVIQPTYQERLFEQEKIAKEKKPRASLEEVLNAGDTWVVNSR from the coding sequence ATGGTAATAAACGAACCACAAGAATATACAAGGGCAGATTTTGAATCAGAAAATGATATCAGGTGGTGTCCTGGTTGTGGAGATTATGCAATTTTATCTGCCCTTCAAACTGTTATGCCAACACTTGGAATACCAAAAGAAAAATTTGTTTTTGTTTCAGGGATTGGTTGCTCAAGCAGGTTTCCACATTATATGAATTGCTATGGTTTTCATACAATACATGGCCGGGCACTTACAGTTGCAACAGGAGTAAAATCTATAAGCCCTGATCTTTCTGTCTGGGTAGCAACGGGAGATGGTGATGCATTAGCTATTGGTGGCAATCACTTTATACATGCAATTCGCAGAAATCAGGATCTTAAAATTCTTTTGTTTAATAACAGGATTTATGGTTTAACAAAAGGACAATACTCGCCAACTTCTGAACTTGGCAAAAAAACAAAATCAACCCCCTTTGGTTCAATTGATAATCCAGTAAATCCAATTTCAATTGCAATTAGTGCAGGTGCAACTTTTGTAGCAAGAACAGTAGATAAAAATGTTAAACACATGGTAGAAGTTTTTAAGAAAGCAGCAGCACATAAAGGAACTGCATTTGTTGAGATTTATCAAAACTGTTTGGTGTTTAATGATAATGCATTTCGTGATTTCACAGAAAAAGATCTTAAAGATGATCATTCTGTTTATTTAGAAGACGGTAAACCACTTGTTTTTAAGAAGAACCATGATAAAGCAATTAAACTAAATGGTTTTCATCCTGAAATAATTGATGTAGCAAATGGAAGCATGAAAGATGCACTAATTTATAATTCAAAAGTTGAAGACAGAGGTCTTGCTTATGTAATTGGCCAGATGGGTGTTGAAAATGAAGAATTCCCAGTAGCATTTGGAATCTTAAGACAAGTTATACAACCTACTTATCAAGAACGTTTATTTGAACAAGAAAAAATCGCAAAAGAAAAGAAACCAAGAGCATCTCTAGAAGAAGTATTAAATGCTGGTGATACATGGGTGGTTAATTCAAGATAA
- the glmS gene encoding glutamine--fructose-6-phosphate transaminase (isomerizing), with translation MCGIIGYVGDKGVIPILLEGLRSLEYRGYDSTGIAIYENNDLNVIKSIGKLSKLEEILKNGKNCNSTNGHVSCGIGHTRWATHGEPSDINAHPHFDHDEKIAVVHNGIIRNYQEVRKGLVNLGIKFLSETDTEVTVQLIASYLKSSKSILDAICKAVNELEGSYALAIIFKDEPNKIYAVRKESPLVIGIGKKENYLASDLPTVSRFVDKVIRLGDNEIAEITSHKVEFFNFCGGKVKKTIQIVTKTQDFLDKRGFKHYLAKEINEQADVVSNLLSNFLQANKIQFNHLSLDKEYLKTVDRILILACGTAYHAGLVGKHVIETLTGLPTEVQFASEYLNSAVLLTPKSLVIAISQSGETADTLSAIKKAISSGANLIGITNREGSALTDLSKENLIISNAGVEVSVAATKTFIAQITVLYLLAIYISEFRVLDSHLQNIKQDLRAIPRLIDQTLTRAEYYQEQVTKYGDKRDFVFIGRGINYPIALEAALKLKELSYIHASGYASGEMKHGPIAVLDPNVPVVSIIVPGETYDRVLQNSVEAKSRSAPMIAVACDGDKKVDSVFNTVLHIPLVSEILSPFLTVIPMQFLAYYIAEYLGRDIDQPRNLAKSVTVE, from the coding sequence ATGTGTGGCATTATTGGTTATGTGGGTGACAAAGGAGTAATTCCTATATTGCTTGAGGGTTTGCGCTCTCTTGAGTACAGAGGATATGATTCTACTGGAATTGCTATTTATGAAAACAATGACTTAAATGTTATAAAGTCTATTGGTAAACTTTCTAAGCTTGAAGAGATTTTAAAAAATGGGAAAAATTGTAATAGTACAAATGGTCATGTAAGTTGTGGTATAGGGCATACCAGATGGGCTACACATGGTGAACCTTCAGATATTAATGCTCACCCACATTTTGATCATGATGAAAAAATTGCAGTTGTTCATAATGGAATAATTAGAAATTATCAAGAGGTAAGAAAAGGGCTAGTTAATCTAGGAATAAAATTTTTAAGTGAGACTGATACAGAAGTAACTGTTCAATTAATTGCTAGTTATTTAAAAAGTTCAAAATCTATTCTAGATGCTATTTGTAAGGCAGTAAATGAACTTGAAGGGAGCTATGCACTTGCAATTATATTTAAAGATGAACCAAATAAAATTTATGCTGTAAGAAAAGAATCTCCACTTGTAATTGGAATTGGTAAAAAAGAAAATTATCTAGCAAGCGATTTACCTACAGTAAGTCGTTTTGTTGATAAAGTTATACGACTTGGTGATAATGAAATTGCTGAGATTACAAGCCATAAAGTTGAGTTTTTTAATTTTTGTGGTGGAAAAGTAAAAAAGACTATTCAGATTGTTACTAAGACGCAGGATTTTTTAGATAAAAGAGGTTTTAAACATTATCTTGCAAAAGAAATTAATGAACAAGCAGATGTAGTTTCTAATTTACTAAGTAATTTTTTGCAGGCAAATAAGATTCAGTTTAATCATTTAAGTTTGGATAAGGAGTATTTAAAGACTGTAGATCGCATCCTAATTCTTGCATGTGGTACAGCTTATCATGCAGGATTAGTTGGTAAGCATGTTATAGAAACTTTAACAGGGCTTCCAACAGAAGTTCAATTTGCAAGTGAGTACTTAAATTCAGCAGTACTGCTTACACCTAAATCTCTTGTAATTGCTATAAGTCAATCAGGTGAGACAGCAGACACTCTTTCAGCTATTAAGAAAGCTATAAGCAGTGGTGCTAACTTAATAGGTATAACAAATAGAGAAGGATCAGCTTTAACCGATCTTTCAAAAGAAAATTTAATTATAAGCAATGCTGGTGTTGAAGTAAGTGTTGCTGCAACAAAAACTTTTATTGCTCAAATTACTGTACTTTATTTATTAGCTATTTATATCTCTGAGTTCCGAGTTCTGGATTCCCACCTCCAAAATATAAAACAAGACCTCCGAGCAATTCCAAGGTTAATTGATCAAACACTTACTCGAGCAGAATACTATCAGGAACAAGTTACAAAATATGGAGATAAAAGAGATTTTGTTTTTATTGGAAGAGGAATAAATTATCCAATTGCACTTGAGGCTGCATTAAAATTAAAAGAGTTAAGTTATATTCATGCAAGTGGTTATGCTTCAGGTGAGATGAAACATGGCCCAATTGCAGTTTTAGATCCAAATGTTCCTGTTGTTTCAATTATTGTTCCAGGCGAGACTTATGATCGTGTTCTTCAAAACAGTGTAGAAGCAAAAAGTAGATCTGCACCAATGATTGCAGTTGCTTGTGATGGTGATAAAAAAGTTGACAGTGTTTTTAATACTGTTTTACACATACCACTTGTATCAGAAATACTAAGTCCATTTTTAACAGTAATACCCATGCAATTTTTAGCTTATTACATAGCAGAATATTTAGGAAGAGATATTGATCAACCGAGGAATTTAGCTAAATCGGTAACAGTAGAATAG
- the hemE gene encoding uroporphyrinogen decarboxylase produces the protein MFNNLLLKALNHEIVPRPPIWLMRQAGRYLPEYQKIRSEISFLELCNNPELAAEVSLQPYKRFNTDAVIVFSDILLPAQRMGLELEFTEEGPKINNLISSEKDIKKLQIPLANEENYPTLTAINILKKEIGKKVPIIGFSGAPWTLFCYMTEGYSSNNFNCTKQFLYSSPKLAHELLSKITNTLFLYLTMQVNSGASVLQIFDTWAGVLSLDDYKTFALPYLKHLLSDLMPLKTPIILYSNNSNHLLPKISMLKVAALSLDWRSNLQEIRDSYGSSIGIQGNLDPAALLTDQTIVREKTKNMIQSIKNWQTGYICNLGHGVLPVTPVENVHAMIDTVFEFANEPVMAL, from the coding sequence ATGTTTAACAATCTTTTATTAAAAGCCTTAAACCATGAAATTGTTCCAAGACCACCAATTTGGTTAATGAGACAAGCAGGAAGATATCTTCCTGAATACCAGAAAATTAGATCTGAAATTAGTTTTTTAGAGCTATGTAATAATCCTGAACTTGCAGCAGAAGTTAGTTTGCAGCCTTATAAAAGGTTTAATACAGATGCAGTAATTGTATTCTCGGACATTTTACTTCCAGCACAAAGAATGGGACTGGAGCTTGAGTTTACTGAAGAAGGGCCGAAAATAAATAATTTAATTTCTTCTGAAAAAGATATTAAAAAATTACAGATCCCACTTGCAAATGAAGAAAATTATCCTACTTTAACAGCAATAAATATCTTAAAAAAAGAAATTGGTAAAAAAGTCCCAATAATTGGTTTTAGCGGAGCACCATGGACATTGTTTTGTTATATGACTGAAGGTTATAGCTCTAATAATTTTAACTGTACAAAACAATTTTTATATTCAAGTCCAAAGTTAGCACATGAGCTACTAAGCAAAATTACAAATACTTTGTTTTTATATTTAACTATGCAAGTAAACTCAGGTGCAAGTGTCTTACAAATATTTGATACTTGGGCTGGAGTACTATCTCTTGATGACTATAAAACTTTTGCCTTGCCATATTTAAAACACTTACTTAGTGATTTAATGCCTCTTAAAACACCAATTATTTTATATTCAAATAATTCAAATCACCTTTTACCAAAAATATCTATGTTAAAGGTTGCTGCATTAAGTTTAGACTGGAGAAGTAATTTACAGGAGATAAGAGATAGCTATGGTTCAAGCATTGGGATTCAAGGTAATTTAGATCCAGCAGCTTTACTTACAGATCAAACAATAGTTCGTGAGAAAACTAAAAACATGATCCAATCAATTAAAAACTGGCAAACAGGTTACATTTGTAATCTTGGACATGGAGTTTTACCAGTAACACCAGTTGAAAATGTCCATGCAATGATTGATACTGTTTTTGAATTTGCAAATGAACCGGTGATGGCATTATGA
- the hemN gene encoding oxygen-independent coproporphyrinogen III oxidase → MKPQIKLDTGLLKKYSVNIPRYTSYPTAPEWTNNFSKEDLLNANEIANEKQSGVSLYFHLPFCESRCHFCACNVVISKKKSITESYLEHIKKEIRNLSQLVHNSRLVEQIHLGGGTPTYFNPFELNALFTTVRESFNISKNCEISVEADPRVTTYEHLECLSKLGFNRLSMGIQDFDFKVQESINRIQPFELTSNIFNWSRNLGFNSINVDLVYGLPYQSKEGFAKTMDLILKLNPDRIALFHYAHLPELIPHQEKYILNETLPSSQVKIDIFKYAVEALTANEFIFIGLDHFAKPNDELAIARKNKTLHRNFQGYTTKIGCDLYGFGITAISNIQNTYSQNVKKLNPYYTALDKGKIPLFRGVILNKDDLLRKEIIMKILCHGVVDKSEIEKKYNIDFDKYFSNELEKLKELEDDELLSNIEVTEQGQFFLRNIASAFDYYLQNKNGRQKIYSKSI, encoded by the coding sequence TTGAAACCACAAATAAAATTAGATACTGGCTTGTTAAAAAAATATTCTGTTAACATCCCTCGTTACACTAGCTATCCAACTGCACCAGAATGGACAAATAATTTTTCAAAAGAAGATTTGTTAAATGCAAATGAAATTGCAAATGAAAAACAGTCAGGAGTCTCACTTTATTTTCATTTGCCTTTTTGTGAAAGCAGGTGTCATTTTTGCGCATGTAATGTTGTTATAAGTAAGAAAAAATCAATTACGGAATCTTACCTGGAACACATAAAAAAAGAAATAAGAAATCTTAGTCAGTTAGTTCATAATAGTAGATTAGTTGAACAAATACATCTTGGCGGAGGAACACCTACTTACTTTAATCCTTTTGAATTAAATGCTCTTTTTACTACAGTAAGAGAAAGTTTTAACATCTCAAAAAATTGTGAAATTAGTGTAGAAGCAGATCCAAGAGTAACTACTTATGAACACTTAGAATGTCTTTCAAAGCTAGGCTTTAATAGGCTTAGCATGGGCATCCAGGATTTTGATTTTAAGGTTCAAGAATCAATTAATAGAATACAGCCATTTGAATTAACAAGCAATATTTTTAACTGGTCAAGAAATTTAGGTTTTAATTCTATAAATGTAGATCTTGTTTATGGGTTGCCATATCAAAGCAAAGAAGGTTTTGCAAAAACAATGGATTTAATTTTAAAACTTAATCCTGACAGGATAGCACTCTTTCACTATGCACATTTGCCTGAGTTAATTCCCCATCAAGAAAAATATATATTAAATGAAACCTTGCCAAGCTCACAAGTAAAAATTGATATTTTTAAATATGCAGTAGAAGCATTAACAGCAAATGAATTTATTTTTATTGGCTTAGATCATTTTGCTAAGCCAAATGATGAATTAGCAATAGCAAGAAAAAATAAAACATTGCATAGGAATTTCCAAGGCTATACAACAAAAATAGGATGTGATCTTTATGGTTTTGGTATTACAGCAATAAGTAATATTCAAAATACTTATTCACAGAATGTAAAAAAGTTAAATCCTTACTATACTGCCTTAGATAAGGGTAAGATTCCTCTTTTTAGAGGAGTTATATTAAACAAAGATGATCTTTTAAGAAAAGAGATTATTATGAAAATCTTATGTCATGGTGTAGTTGATAAGTCTGAAATAGAAAAGAAATATAATATTGATTTTGATAAGTATTTTTCTAATGAACTAGAAAAATTAAAAGAACTAGAAGATGATGAACTGCTCTCCAATATAGAAGTAACTGAGCAAGGCCAGTTCTTTTTACGTAATATTGCATCTGCTTTTGATTATTATTTACAAAATAAAAATGGAAGACAAAAAATATATTCAAAATCAATTTAA
- the hemH gene encoding ferrochelatase, whose translation MEDKKYIQNQFKKIAVLLVNFGGPDSLSSIKPFLYSLFSDPVVLNFPALYRKSLAWLISNLRNQASSKMYKKIGPMSPLIPITYLQAEKLQALFNINNLLVDVFISFRYCKPLIENVLDEIKEKGYKKVVVLPLYPQYSFTTTGSVELIVKNWLVKERGELELLFIKEWYKDEDYIDSYVYLIEKSLNNLDLRSTEMIFSAHSIPMINIKKGDPYQRQIIETAEEIIRKLNWKRRYHVTYQSKVGPIKWLEPATNVVIKEIGSRNKNANILVVPISFVCEHVETIFEIGKLYKDIAIKSGIKKFLRVPSLNTDKYLIQALYNQVVNCLEKNKVDIKEVLITK comes from the coding sequence ATGGAAGACAAAAAATATATTCAAAATCAATTTAAAAAAATTGCTGTATTGCTTGTCAATTTTGGTGGACCAGACAGCTTATCTTCAATCAAGCCTTTTTTATATAGTTTATTTTCAGATCCAGTGGTTTTAAATTTTCCAGCTTTATACAGAAAATCCCTTGCCTGGCTAATTTCAAACTTAAGAAATCAAGCCTCAAGTAAGATGTATAAAAAAATTGGTCCAATGAGCCCTTTAATTCCAATTACATACTTGCAAGCTGAAAAGCTACAAGCGCTATTTAACATAAATAATTTGTTAGTTGATGTTTTTATTAGTTTTCGTTATTGTAAACCATTGATTGAAAATGTATTAGATGAAATTAAAGAAAAAGGATATAAAAAAGTTGTAGTTCTGCCACTTTATCCTCAATACTCATTTACAACAACTGGATCAGTAGAACTTATAGTAAAGAATTGGCTTGTAAAAGAAAGGGGGGAATTAGAATTGTTATTTATTAAAGAATGGTACAAAGACGAAGATTACATAGATTCGTATGTTTACTTAATTGAAAAATCTCTAAATAATTTAGATCTTAGGAGCACAGAGATGATTTTTAGTGCACATAGTATACCGATGATTAACATAAAAAAAGGAGACCCTTACCAAAGGCAAATTATTGAAACAGCAGAAGAAATTATAAGGAAACTAAATTGGAAAAGAAGATACCATGTTACATACCAAAGCAAGGTTGGACCTATAAAGTGGCTTGAACCAGCAACTAATGTGGTTATAAAAGAAATTGGCAGCAGAAACAAAAATGCAAATATATTAGTTGTACCTATTAGTTTTGTGTGTGAACATGTGGAAACTATTTTTGAAATTGGGAAGCTTTATAAAGACATTGCAATTAAGTCTGGGATTAAAAAGTTTTTACGAGTACCTTCATTAAACACTGACAAATATTTAATCCAAGCATTATATAATCAAGTAGTTAATTGTCTTGAAAAGAATAAGGTAGATATTAAAGAAGTACTCATTACAAAATGA
- the hemG gene encoding protoporphyrinogen oxidase: MKDVIIIGAGIAGLGAGHELYKKNIDFQILEMSNRIAGSIETLNINGCLIESGPHTFSSSSKEVLDLILDLGLEERLIQADPSSKNRYIYKNGELLRVPTGFLEFFKTNILSRDAKFTLFEELFIKKEIQEESVEDFISRRFGREILKNLIQPFLSGVYAGDVKKLSANAIFPKFKELENKYNSIILGFILSRDFKKSFKRLTLHSFDEGMEVLPNTLYKELQSKISLNVQNIEITRAKDFFIVNFKANNKTINYTTNSILFAIPSYKMNDFSYLFPDNFVKDFFNIEYYPIAVVNQLIDKSKINFELNGFGFLCTREPHRKLLGTLYSSSIFPTRAPKGKALLTSYIGGAYHRKVAEQTNEEISNLATKEVCESMHIVNPGSLETIHLKVHPNAIPQYEIGHLEKIKQIEKLMDTNYGIFFTGSYLKGISINDTIKTSKAVVNKIYKFLNAEIKKEKILVS; this comes from the coding sequence ATGAAAGATGTAATTATTATTGGAGCTGGTATTGCTGGTCTAGGAGCAGGACATGAACTTTATAAAAAAAATATTGATTTTCAAATATTAGAAATGTCAAATAGAATTGCTGGTAGTATTGAAACACTTAATATAAATGGTTGCCTTATTGAAAGTGGGCCACATACTTTTTCATCTTCAAGTAAAGAAGTTTTAGATCTAATTTTAGATTTAGGGCTTGAAGAAAGATTAATTCAAGCTGATCCTTCTTCAAAAAATAGATACATTTATAAAAATGGAGAGTTACTGCGGGTGCCAACTGGCTTTTTAGAATTTTTTAAAACTAACATATTGTCTAGAGATGCAAAATTTACTTTATTTGAAGAATTATTTATTAAGAAAGAAATACAAGAAGAGTCAGTTGAAGACTTTATCTCAAGAAGATTTGGAAGAGAAATCTTAAAAAATTTAATTCAGCCTTTTTTAAGTGGTGTATATGCGGGAGATGTTAAGAAACTTTCAGCTAATGCAATTTTTCCAAAGTTCAAAGAATTAGAAAATAAATATAACAGTATTATTTTAGGTTTTATTTTGTCACGAGATTTTAAAAAATCTTTTAAGAGGTTAACACTTCATTCTTTTGATGAAGGAATGGAAGTATTGCCGAATACACTTTACAAAGAATTACAAAGCAAGATCAGTTTAAATGTACAAAATATAGAGATTACAAGAGCAAAAGACTTTTTTATTGTTAACTTTAAAGCTAATAATAAAACTATAAACTACACAACCAATTCAATTTTATTTGCAATTCCTAGTTATAAGATGAACGATTTTAGTTATCTTTTCCCGGATAATTTCGTTAAGGACTTTTTTAATATTGAATATTATCCAATTGCAGTAGTAAACCAGTTAATAGACAAATCAAAAATTAATTTTGAGTTAAATGGTTTTGGTTTTTTATGTACCAGGGAGCCACACAGAAAACTTTTAGGTACACTATACTCATCATCAATATTTCCAACTAGAGCTCCAAAGGGCAAAGCTTTATTAACTTCTTATATTGGAGGTGCATATCATAGAAAAGTAGCAGAACAAACAAATGAAGAAATCTCTAACTTAGCTACAAAAGAAGTTTGCGAATCAATGCATATTGTAAATCCTGGCTCACTTGAAACAATACATTTAAAAGTACACCCTAATGCAATACCTCAATATGAAATAGGTCACTTAGAAAAGATAAAACAAATTGAGAAATTAATGGATACTAATTACGGAATCTTTTTTACTGGTAGTTATTTAAAAGGAATATCTATTAATGACACAATTAAAACATCAAAAGCAGTTGTTAATAAAATATATAAGTTTTTAAATGCTGAAATAAAGAAAGAAAAAATATTAGTTTCTTGA
- a CDS encoding CDP-alcohol phosphatidyltransferase family protein — protein sequence MKQIPNLISIIRTTLAIVLAIWVLNNSQNKIILNYAFWFSWLIILLDGIDGIIARALKAETDFGAFFDIACDRIVELVYIGLFVALRWIPFWILVVFLVRGILVDGIRGLATKEGKTAFGKKSMMKSKVGYFLTSSRFMRFSYGGIKAIAFAFMFLVQSSLPQYLNLELFLIYLMTFYCVIRGVPVLIEGRRYF from the coding sequence ATGAAACAAATACCTAATTTAATTTCTATCATCCGTACAACACTTGCAATTGTTCTTGCAATATGGGTTTTAAACAATTCTCAAAATAAAATTATTTTAAATTATGCCTTTTGGTTTAGTTGGTTAATAATTCTTCTTGATGGCATTGATGGAATCATTGCAAGAGCTTTAAAAGCTGAAACAGATTTTGGTGCATTTTTTGACATTGCTTGTGACAGAATTGTAGAACTTGTTTACATTGGACTTTTTGTAGCATTAAGATGGATTCCTTTTTGGATTTTAGTTGTTTTTTTAGTTAGAGGTATTCTTGTAGATGGAATAAGAGGGCTTGCTACAAAAGAAGGGAAAACTGCTTTTGGTAAAAAATCAATGATGAAAAGTAAGGTAGGATATTTTTTAACAAGTTCAAGATTTATGAGATTTTCTTATGGTGGAATAAAAGCAATTGCTTTTGCATTTATGTTTTTAGTTCAATCTTCACTACCTCAATATTTAAATCTTGAATTGTTCTTAATTTACTTAATGACTTTTTATTGTGTGATTCGTGGAGTACCGGTGTTGATTGAAGGAAGAAGATATTTTTAA
- the aroH gene encoding chorismate mutase — protein MDNFVSIRGAATVKENNVKEIKNTTMELFSKIVKQNKIDKSKIINIVFTVTDDLDSVNPATVIRKEFKLDSIPMLCVQEMKVRNGLPKCIRVMIQTYHGNPNGIKHIYLGEAINLRPDLTV, from the coding sequence ATGGATAATTTTGTCAGCATTCGTGGTGCAGCAACAGTTAAAGAAAACAATGTTAAGGAAATCAAAAATACAACTATGGAGCTTTTTAGCAAGATAGTTAAACAAAATAAAATTGACAAATCAAAAATTATAAACATAGTATTTACTGTAACTGATGATCTAGACTCAGTTAATCCTGCAACAGTTATAAGAAAAGAATTTAAATTAGATTCAATCCCAATGCTTTGTGTACAAGAAATGAAGGTAAGAAATGGTTTACCTAAATGCATTCGTGTCATGATTCAAACCTACCATGGCAACCCTAATGGAATTAAGCATATTTATTTAGGAGAAGCAATTAATCTGCGCCCGGATTTAACAGTATAA